The window CTTGTTGTTGTACTTAAGGTATcagcagtaaaagtactcgttctttttttttttttttttcctgggagAAAGAAAGATTCTGACTATCCTTTTTTTTCGTGAAAGATTTAAGAGTTttttggttttagtttttaaatggCATTGTGTCAGAAGTTAAGAAGAGAGATCACTCTTTGGGGGAACTTCTTACATCcaatgtgaaaagaaaacacgacagaaacCGCTTTATTGTAAGGGGTcaaaagccaaaaaggttgggaaccactggcttCATTTTTTAACAATGCTTTGCATTTACTTgtcttgtttttaatgtaaaatcttaatctgaaaagtaacaagtaactaaagctgtcaaacaaATATAGTGCTggcaaaagtacaatatttaataTTGTCCTTTTCACGACAGCTTTAGTTTGAAGGTAAAGATTTTACATTGGGCTCCACGACACGACGGAAATATAAGaaatgcgataacgttgttgaatatttgTGATAGCGATATTACTTGTGAGAAATAATAGACATATCAAAGTGTAAtaagttctgctgctttctgctTAAATTCAACACATTGcttgttggatttaaaaaaaaaaaaaaaaaaaggctaatttAACATTAAACCGAACACAAACGTCACCAATAAAAAGAAGAATGatagttttaatgttttaaagtgctgatgatgaaataaatgatttattgtgcccccccccccctaattTTACACTAACTTATTAATACTGTTAAAGATGAAaccaacctttttggcttggtATGCTTCACATGTTGGCACATGAGCAGACGAGTTGTGTAATTTCCCCTCTAAACGTCTCACATggtgtctctcctctcccattAATCATCTCCCTCAGATTGATCATTGATGCTTCAGttttaatatctaataatatcaCACAGAAAGTGTTCTGCTGAGCGGATAGAAGCTTCAGAAAAAGGTGGAGGGTATTATTTGGAAAGTGCAGACATCTTATCATCCTTATCGTCGTCACTGTGATGGGATTTCAGTGGAAGAACCAGCTCTACGTACCAATGTGTTAAGCCACTTTTAGTGGTTGAAAGTAAAGTAAATTTAGTTATGAGGTTCTTGTACTTTCcgtttcatgccactttctacttctactccgctacatctcaGATCTGAGttgtagtagagtagaagtataaagtaacagaacatggaaatactcaagtacaagtacctaaacATTGAAATGAAGTACAGTATGTGAGTAAATGTATGCGTTTACTTTCCGCCGCGGGGTAAATGTACTCACAGCGTTAACAAATGTTGCTCCTGCGTCTCCTATTAAGGCTTTAGTTTTCTTCATGGGGGTCTGCAGAACAGAAACAAGAACAGACAGACGTGAAAACTGACACAAGAATGGccttgtaaataataataataataatacattaccTTGCCTACATCTGCCCTCTGTGGATAAATAGTGTGTTACGCTGTCTTGTGTATAGTCAAAAAGGCTTCCTGCATTGATAGCTGACAGCACACAAACAACATGAGAGGgcagtatacagtatacttgCACAGCGGAGCTGCAAGCTTCTTAAATCTATATTAAATGGATAATAAGGTGATAAAAAACACCATAACATACAATAAGATGACTCTAAACTTAAAGCTAGGCTACTATAAACCCACCCACAGGTGTTTATTTACAGGCAGGAGCATTACAAGTCATTATAAGTAGTATAGTGTCTTTAGGATCAGTACAGCCATATACAGGTGATTTCTGACAGGTGATCTATGAAAAGTGACTGTGACTGCCCTGTGTCCTAGATTATAACCAGTCCAGTCTTTTTTCCACTTGCCAAAAAGTGATCCCAACCCCTACTTTGTTGCTCAAAATGACATGATTTCATTCACGAGGCTTATCTCTGACAGATTATAGCCACCCAGATCGTTTTACCTGTTGAAATACCTTTTCAAAAAAGAAGCAACACAACCCATAAAATGTACTTTTGCACTTGCCAAAAAGTGATCACAGCTCCTACTTTGTGTTTACGAGGTTATTTCTGCCTCAACATGACTTTGATTTTATTCATCAGGCTCATATCTGACAGATTGTAGCCCGCCCTGTACTTTTTACCTGTTAAAATCCCTTTTTAAAAGAAGCAATACAACCCATAAAATGTACTTTTGCACTTGCCAAAAAGTGATTGAAGCTCCTACCATTTCACTGACAGGGTATTTATGCTTGATTTCATGAATTGGGATTACATCTGACAGATTATAGCCCACACTGAACTTCTTTCCTGTTGAAATACCTCTTATCTACCTCTTTCCATGTAGGCTCAATAAATTGTGTACGTAGGCTATATAAACACGCTTCCCGCGGACGGCGTATGATCACTTTTTGACACGACACCTAAATGGTTTAACTCACCACCCCCCCCAGAAGAACATCCTGGTCGTCGGCGAGGATGAGGATGATGTTGCTCGGTTTggcagcggcggcggcggcggaaCACCTGACGCAGCaggtgagcagcagcagcagcagcgtgggCAGCGTCACGGCTGCACGGTGACCTCTCTGTCGGGCTCTAGTCGCTCCAGATCCGCTCCTCAAACCTGCCATGAGTCCACGGCTCCACCGGGcctgctgcaacacacacacacacaccggggCACGATTGAATATAAGTTTCGTTTCCTGCTCGGGGGGTGAGATGTGTTGAATGACTGTGTGCAGGCTGGACAGTGTGACACAGAAGTTTGAGGAAGTGGAGTGAGGTTGGTGTTGGTCATATGATCAGACTGAGTGGGAGGAGTAAAGACCGAGAACACACTGTACGAGTTAAAACTACTTCTGTACTAGTTAGTTTAATTTATTTGCAGAAACAAAGATATAAAGTAGGCCTAaaaatatagatagatagatagatagatagatagatagatactttattgatccccaagggggaaattcaaggtcccagtagcttacagacatcacacacaacatagacatacacacacatcataagcaggatgataaaataacagatcCACATAAATAATAtgaacaataaaagaaaaaatcccCATGCAGtatgcatggtaaggtgctctatgagttTTGTGGCTTTAAACAGTAGCTACGAACAACATGAGTCTGTCATAATGAACTCACCAAAGGTGCGGCATTTCTCGGTactaaaatagtcatacaaCCCTTTTTCTGTGTGGAGCACAGAGGCTCATCTGCAATCTGTAATTATCTCACACGAAAAAGAGATTTCTCGATAATAAGGACTGGCTATGGATATCTAATCTCTGAGCACTTCCCTTCAGAGGGCCTGATGTTGTCAGGGCTGAGCTGTTTACAGCCAAAAGCAGCTCTGTGCAGCTGTACTgaggtagcctggtcctaccagactctggtccattagtctggtcctaccagactctggtccactagcctggtcctaccagactctggtccactagcctggtcctaccagactctggtccactagcctggtcctaccagactctggtacattagcctggtcctaccagactctggtacactagcctggtcctaccagactctggtccactagcctggtcctaccagactctggtacactagcctggtcctaccagactctggtcctaccatactctggtacactagcctggtcctaccagactctggcccactagcctggtcctaccagactctggtacactagcctggtcctaccagactctggtgcatttcattggtccagagagtctggcctctctccattgacaagtgttaacttccttgaaggcgggtactctgttgaagtttaaaactattggatctgcccagagccactctggatctgccataaccaatcgctaacgtttggtcgtgacgtcggcttagcatcgctagcgttcgccttagccaactccttcaccactaacggagcgagctggaaaatcaaactgttcctgaaccccgtggggaggagggccacaacatcatggccaccaacacaactcagcaaagattgttcttgctcgggctttaacttctggatattcggcagcgttgccacaacggaccgaatggcttcgctcgcatctttctccgccgccattacggaactacaactcaaactagagcacaacctcaacgtcatcgttctcagccactccctctgttcgctgattggactgGTAAAGAtctgaccggagaaaacccaagaatataccgcaaacccagacggagtactgaagggaaatgaaaattgagcagaagtacataggagggcggagccaggctagtacTGAGGCTCAGCGGCAGGAACATTCGGGACGCAGCTCAAGCATTGGAGGGGGCCGGGGGCGTGCTCCATTTATGGCAGCTATATGCACTAATTTTAAAGCTTTTGATAAAATGTGATTAGTAATCTATATCCaggatgttccacttccgggattgctccgttgctgtcAGAAATttcgccagatgtccctcttttcggccggatgtccgtccccttcctctgtctctgtgttggcgttctaacctctggtggatttctgaggactgtggttaactgctcctcagatctctgcagggtaaatccagacagctagctagactatctgtccaatctgagttttctgttgcacgactaaaactacttttgaacgtacacatgttccaccaaaacaagttccttccagagactattttgcagcggcaccgtggctccgtccggcacttagcaccgcccatgacgattgtgattggtttaaaaatatTCATCCTGTAGAGCCGACATCCTATTTTGTACGTaactgttctccaactgtcttcattgttttgaaaccagaacacaactaATGTTGAGTATGACTCATTTTTTACACCCAGCCATCTAAAAAGAAGCAAAAGCTGTCTGATGTTACTATTTTTAGGTTACATGACATAGGTAGGTTAGGAATTGGACgtaaacagcattactaatcttTAAACCTATTTTTTGTTTCACTAAGTTGGAGTAGAGTTCACAGAATGAACAGCTATAAGAACGATATTTCTTCAGTAACAGAACTTTTGCTCCATTGATTTGCCAGTTCAGTCAGAGAGACTGGctggaaatgacacaaagttgaagttatttttAAAAACCGAAAACACTGAAGGGGCTTTTAAAAAAGCCGGAGCCCCAGAAGTCCCCCCCCTTGCTCCGCCCATGCATACCGGTGCTTTGAGAAGTGAGAATGAAAGGATCCGCACATCATGTTTTAACAATCTCTGAATTTATCTGcagtaaatgttttttgtgcagCTGATGATGAGGTATTGCAGGCAGGTAGCGATCAGTCAGGGCAGTCATGCTGCTTCTCGAACCATGAAGTGAGCTGAAGGTGTTCTGCTGAACTGATAGTAGCTTCAGAAAAGAGTGGAGGTTATTATTGGTCACTGCAACATCTCTGCATTTCTCTAACGGCCCTCTTAAAAATACCCAGATGAAGCTCAAGGGCGGAGCAAATGAAAAAATCAACATTGTCTGACTACTTAAAGCGACGGTAAAGGAGAAGGTGTCACTGGGATGAACCTGATCACAGCGTTGAACTGTAAAATGATTACTAACTCAGAGCCGTGTTCTACTAGCACCATCTGCAGATTATTCTCTGATATCTTCAGATGTAGACAGGGTGAGGTTGAGTACGTGAAATGTAGTGTGTCCACTGTAAGGGGTTTTTCTTAGAGTGTCTGAGTGTTTCTCCCACATTCAGTGAATATAAACGCTGattcaacaacattaaaaaaaatataatttcagtGAAGAGACGTCCAGAGCTGCCTCACATCCGAGCTACCATCTCCTCCACTGGCCTCTGACCTTCCAGCTCTCAGGGCCACATCACGGATATGTGTTTGGGTTTACTCCGGGTGCTCCGGGTTCTTCCCACATTCAGTATtcaatcaaatgaaaataaCTACTTCTACTTATCACTCATCATTTGTTAGACCTGTAAATATTCAACTCAGACTGAAAATCTGCTTTTTCAGTTTAATTCATGAACTTCACATTTGTGTAAACTGGTCATTGGTTCATACACCCGCCCTTCTGAAGTGGTTAGCTTTGGTTTGGTCTGAGCCCCCAAACGTTTACAATTTCTGGCTCCACCCCGGCTGCAAAGATGATGTTGATGAGGTATAAACCCGGCCTGTTGGCTGGTATTTGAAATGCGTGCAGTGGGCTAAACAGACTCTTATGTGGGTGTTGTAACGTTATAGTGCAAAAACATGAATGAAGCTATCTTTCTCTTGCTCACTCACTAAGTGGGACTAGAGGTAGCGAGAAGGCAGCCCTCTCTCAGcgttctatatatatatatatattctttttttatttaaaaacatatgttaatattattttttttgttctaattcatttatgtattttgtaatttaattttaaGACAGAAAATGGTCTTCCACACATAGACAGGCTTCCACATTGGGTAGTCTGACCGCATTGTGCACTGTTTCCAGTCGGAACTATTTTGGTAGCGCGCAGGTGGAGCCGGTGCAGCAACAGCTGCATCCGGTTTGCACTCTTGCATAGAAGTTTGCAGCTTTTGCGGCTTTTCATTCCCGCTAACTTTCTTTAGAGAATGAAACCCGTTACGGTAGACACCTGAACTTAACTACGTCGTAGCATTTTATGAATATTAACTGCTATTTTATGGTAATTAGCTTTATAAAAGTAAGCTAGCTTCAAAGAAGTGACGGACGTATGTCAGGAGCGAACGGAGCTAATGTCAACATTAGCTTGACACAAGATtctatatttagtttttattacgAGATATGGACTCGACATGTATGTCGGCTTCAACTCTGATGGCTGAACGTCTGATGTAACATCAGAGTGAACCATGGTGCCATTAAAGAGAAGAAGGGTCGTCTCCTTCAGTGCTGGGGACACCGGGAGCGGCCGCCCCGGAGATAAAGTACCGACCAGGTTCCCGcaggttgttttgtttctgttggaGAGAAAAATGGGAGCCAGTCGAAGAGCTTTTCTCTCTCAGCTCGGTCGAAAGAAAGGCTTTCAGGTGGAGGAGTTGTTCAGGTAAGATATATACTTCAATGATGCGTGCAGAGAGTTTACAGTGAATGTGGTGAAATATAAAGTACATATTAGAACTAATATCTTTGTTGTTTTGATTGTGAAGCATCATTATTCAAGATAACAAACATGGTATTGCcatgctttttttctctctctccacataAACAAAgataatgtcaaaaaaaatgatacaccaaaagtgttttttacacatttttgaaaaaagtaaaataaagtaacataaagaaaaacaataattacaatgaatggattcattgattaaattaaaaaacattataaTAATATCAAAAAGATAAATTCCTATTTATATTCATGTTATTGCCCACATGGACCTAGAAGACACGACTTACAgtttaatttatactttttattggtTGGAAATTAAAATTTTTTGTTAgaacacactacacagacaggcctgaaatacacacatgctgaGGTCctgtacatgcacaaatggagagatgtcagagtgagggggctgtgACTGCCGGACAGGCGCCTcgagcagttgggggggggggggttccggtgccttgctcaagagcaccttggcagtccagcgaccctctggttcccaacccagctctctacagactgagctactgccactgTCACGTGTTGGatattgtgtcttttttttccccccagtgaGAGAGTCACACATGTTATCTGTGAGAACAACTGTGGTGATGAGGTGCGAACGTGGCTGCAGTCGCAGGTCGGGGGCCGAACATCTGCTCAGCCGCTGGACATCAGCTGGTTCACAGAGAGCATGAGAGCAGGATGTCCTGTAGAAATACTGGACAGACATAAAGTGCAggtacattttttaaagatgattttgtgggcattttaggcctttattagacaggGCATCTTGAGActtggagggagagagagagagagagagagagagagagagagagcgaaaagcaacaaagggccgcaggtcggagctgaacctgcagctgctgtggtaaggactgagcctatGTACATAAGGGCGCACGTTCAACCAGGTGAGCAATCCAGGCGACCCATCTACCGGTACATTTTACTTTCCTGAACTAACTGCCACTGCTCTTTTCTGCTCAGCCACTGACTCCCATTTATCAAATGTCAAGGTTTATGGTTCTTTATATTTGTCATGTGCAGAACAATAAGAGAAGTAGTCGCTGGCGATGAAAGGGTTAGATTCTTAGGCCCCAAACACCGTAAACAGTTCTCATTTAATAACTAAACACACAAGCAAAAGCAAAGAATCTaagacaaaagaagaagaaaatatattGCAAGTTAAGATATAGGgctaaaatacaaacaaataaaataggAATGAAGGGTTAAAGGTTTAGTGAAAATGTGCGTGTAAAGTTGGGCTGTGCTCAAAAAATGTATATCGAGACGTGCTTCTCACTGCTGAGTGTATCGATGCTGAGGCTAATGTAGTGATACAGCAGCAAAGGCTGTGACGCCAGTTTCGAAAATGAACAATGTTGAAAAGTATTTGATGCAGTTCACAGTAAAGCCAATAGGTGGCAGCAAAGGCCAATCCCACCGGTTCAAGTCCACAAAGGACCAAAGCATGAAGCATGGATTGGTAGCTGGAAATGATGATGTTAGGGAGCAGCTGATCTCGCCATTAGTGTGTATAGCAGAAATAGgtaggtcctgagcatgtgtgtgggaATTGTATGGGtgtggtgcagtggatatgacacatgcctatggtgtgggagacctgggtttgattcccgctgcgatacatcaaccaatacAACAAATATACAGCAAAACCTTTACATTACAGTCATTTGGTCAAGTATTGatttctttaatctatttttgaactgaatgatattatTTCACTTTCAGGAACAGCAGATTGATGAAGCGGAGGTTGTGGCGTTCTCTGTACCGAGCTACGCCTGTCTGAGAAGAACCACTCTGGACAACCACAACCCCGTCCTCACCGTAatgtgtctcccccccccccacgcaAACACAAATCTCATATATGTCACCCACAACTTTAACTTTgagttatttatatagcacctttcatgcaGCACAAATTGACGAAATCCCAAAATGAAGACACAGATGAGGGAAATAAAACAGTAAGACAATAAAATGTTAGTCTCGCAatgccagaccgtcctccacagcgctgcggaggaaggtctggctagtccgtatggtgcctctgcaaaatagcctcgggaaggaactttggTGGagcatgtgtacattcaaaaaatagttttttagtcgtgcaacagaaaagatctgaggagcagttaaccatagtcctcagaaatcgactaGAGTTtataattccaacacaaagacagaggaaggggacggacatccggacgtaaagacatgcatccggcagaatttcccggaagtggaacgtcgtggacatAGACTTATAAAAAGTTACAACCAACAAggttaaaaaatgatttaaaaagcaattattAACACTTGTGAATAATGCAATAACTCCAAAGCCAGATTAAAAAGAGaagttcttttttctttttaaaaatacagagagagcaTCGCCATTTTAATGCCCAGACAGAGGCAGTGACTTCCACAGTTTAGGGGTGTAtatattagggatgcaccgaatccagatttttgggcttcggccgaataccgaaccccctggttgagattctgctgagtcctcgtcccgtcctcagtccatgaacacagtaaacacattaatgaagtaaacagtgactgtccttcctttgccgtacctgaagttgctgcattctggctgctgtctgtagattccttcatcacagctcgtattcttccagatgtttcataccagatgttgtaacagcggtgatgttgtgtattgtttagggtcctcgccaccaccagactaatcagcattgcagattgaacatgtagctggacttgaatggccttcttttgactgaaagtactgccaaacaacactttttctgctcaccagttccattttcacttcctcacagcctgctgcattgaacgctccacctacgtaaacaccttcctgtagtCAACGGTgacgtcattacgtcgaccagcgtagtgcaAGCATAGGGTTCGGCAGAAacccgaaccccgtcaaaaagcccaatattcagccgaatcctggattcggtgcatccctggtaTAAACAGAATGCACTTTCCCTGCTGCTGTTATGGGACACGTTaggaacatttaaaaagaaaatcaggtGAGGACATGGTGAGGACATCAGGTGATCTGGCTGGAACATCAAATAAAGGAGAATCACTGGTGCTTGATTGAAGATGTGTTTTCTGTCTCAGGATGCGTTGTCCCTGCTGGCTGAAAACGCCGAGCTCAGTGACGAGGATGGGCGAGGTGTTGCGTTCCGACGGGCCGCCGCCGTGTTAAAGGCTCTCCCCGAACCGGTGACGAGCGTGACGCAGCTCAGAGGGCTCCCCTGTCTCGGAGGACACTCACTCAGAGTCATCAGAGTCAGtagaaaatgtcctttttttttttttaaatctacttTATCACACTCAAAGAAGATCTTGTGATCCATTTTGATTCTCTTTCCTTGAAGGACATTCTGGAGAATGGAGCGTCAAGTGAAGTTGAATTTACAAAGCAGTCTGAGCGGTTTAAAGCACTGAAGGTACGTCAGCAGTTTTACTCATAAATGAAGTGCAATAGCCTACTATATTTTATGTTGGTGGAGTTCCGGGGTTATTTCTGAGAGTTGATTACATTTTggataataaatgtttttagttGTTGATGTCACGATGTGTGTTTCAGGTTTTAACGGGTATTTTTGGAGTTGGAGCAAAAACAGCAGAGCGCTGGATCAGAGACGGGATACACAGCCTTCACCAGTTGCAGGAATCAGGACAAACGCTAAATCGAGCACAacaagcaggtgtgtgtgtgcgtgtgtgcgcgcgcgcgtgtgtccTGATGCCCATGTCTGTATTTCATCTGGTTTCTCTCTGAATGAACAGCGTTTCTTCTCTCAGGTCTGGAGCACTATGATGACCTGAAGCAGCCGGTCACGAAGGCGGAGGCTGACGCCATCGGAGAGATCGTGGAGGAAGCTGTCGTGTCTGTGTTACCCGGGGCTCAGATCACTCTGATCGGAGGATTCAGGAGGTACAACAGCAAAACACGCACTCGCTCCGCCAGTAGGATCGTCAAACTGATATAAAATgacattcatttattattatatatttattattaagtcttaaaggtgctctaagtgatgttgggtgacggcacttagACGTTCGAactattgtcaaacaaaacggaggttAGCTcgccccctccctccttctcccttccacgcactaacccccccaaccccaccccccaaatccttttgtcggttattggctggaagactgtttgttatgtttggtggtgcaggttggcgcagtttgtttttgttggcgtttgtggagccggggctgtctacagagatcgcgttttgtttttacagtgtgttcaggggacaggcagctagcagatagtgaggagaggtttgctggtgaatgtgacaaaaaatgttgtagcctaaaaaacgcctgacatcgcttagagcaccttttaaattGAACTTGGTGAACCTGCAGAAGCCCTGGAGGCTGAGCACTTTAGCGTCACTCTGCTTTAAACTCTGCAGGTTGAATCCTAGATACAACTGTAACAACTGTGTAAGAACGCAGCAGGTTCttttaaaagtcaaaagtacaaGCTTGTGGAAAGAGAAACTTAACTACGATTCCCAGGGTGCATTTTTGTTACCGAAACACAATCTGCATCTTAAaataattctctttttttttaaatctgggtTTGGTAATTATGGCGCCGTGTTTTATTCTTTAACGATTAAGAGTTTTGAATTATTGACTCTGACTGGGTTCTTCTTCGTAGCAAAGGCAGCCGAGACTCATGGGTACTGTAGTAtttagacaaataaaaaaaggatttctCTGAAATCGGGTGGTCAGAACAGAAACCTATTAAGAGTCCGGTATTGAGTTTATGTtcagtaaaataaaattgaGCAGATTgtttaaagatttattttaaaagataaaCTTAAAATGGGAATACACgatggagaaagacacacaGCTTTGCCCTTATCCTTCCTCCTATTTTATGTAGAAATGATCTTCAAACTGTAACATTAGCGCTTCTGACGCTCTCTCCAGAGGAAAGCTGACGGGCCATGATGTTGACTTCCTGATAACACACCCAGAGGAGGGCAGAGAGGTGGGACTGATGCCTAAAGTCGTCTCCTGGTTGGAATCACAGGTAATTGTGAGGCAACGgctattttaaagtgctcatattatactttttggcttttttccctttcctttattttgttatatatctttgttgtgcacattataggtttacaaagtgaaaaagcccaaagtcccccccaaagagacttaccatctccaacagaaaacactgttcacaaactgctccaaacagctctattgtagtccagcctttacttcagagacaaacgtggtcactttggaacacacgttataatgctcgcctagctgctagcatggcacgccctcatactctgcttctgactggctagtagtccttacctaggtactgtcagggcacgccctcatactctgcttctgactggctagtagtccttacctagctactgtcagggcacgccctcatactctgcttctgactggctagtagtccttacctaggtactgtcagggcacgccctcatactctgcttctgactggctagtagtccttacctaggtactgtcagggcacgccctcatactctgcttctgactggctagtagtccttacctaggtactgtcagggcacgccctcatactctgcttctgactggctagtagtccttacctagatactgtcagggcccgccctcatactctgcttctgactggctagtagtccttacctaggtactgtcagggcacgccctcatactctgcttctgactggctagtagtccttacctagctactgtcagggcacgccctcatactctgcttctgactggctagtagtccttacctagctactgagcatgtgcgactcccaacaaagatggaacagaagtgagaggtctcactctgtagctaaaacagagagctcaacacacagggtgaaaagaggagctgcagcaatgtgcagtacaacaaaaatatggtgttttttgaaaattaaaccatgtaaacctattctggtataacctctaaatacaattatgaacctgaaaatgagcataatatgaacacctCAATTGA is drawn from Sander vitreus isolate 19-12246 chromosome 16, sanVit1, whole genome shotgun sequence and contains these coding sequences:
- the polm gene encoding DNA-directed DNA/RNA polymerase mu isoform X2, with product MVPLKRRRVVSFSAGDTGSGRPGDKVPTRFPQVVLFLLERKMGASRRAFLSQLGRKKGFQVEELFSERVTHVICENNCGDEVRTWLQSQVGGRTSAQPLDISWFTESMRAGCPVEILDRHKVQEQQIDEAEVVAFSVPSYACLRRTTLDNHNPVLTDALSLLAENAELSDEDGRGVAFRRAAAVLKALPEPVTSVTQLRGLPCLGGHSLRVIRDILENGASSEVEFTKQSERFKALKVLTGIFGVGAKTAERWIRDGIHSLHQLQESGQTLNRAQQAGLEHYDDLKQPVTKAEADAIGEIVEEAVVSVLPGAQITLIGGFRRGKLTGHDVDFLITHPEEGREVGLMPKVVSWLESQGFLLYQKTTRNSYLEAKDGPARPASNMDRFERCFSIFKLADAEKQGTKQTENTPEDTCRLEAHSQVTDEGPERTKPASGHRRWRAVRVDLVVSPISQFAFALLGWTGSKLFERELRRWAGHEKAMSLSSHALYDNKQISESYVRGGDIYSSWSGVHSSVREKRLMISDTRSKQVPSEVYNLHAELLTKLAKWTYLLKINFLGYLRITDPRVSKCSEQTQLCV
- the polm gene encoding DNA-directed DNA/RNA polymerase mu isoform X5 — encoded protein: MVPLKRRRVVSFSAGDTGSGRPGDKVPTRFPQVVLFLLERKMGASRRAFLSQLGRKKGFQVEELFSERVTHVICENNCGDEVRTWLQSQVGGRTSAQPLDISWFTESMRAGCPVEILDRHKVQEQQIDEAEVVAFSVPSYACLRRTTLDNHNPVLTDALSLLAENAELSDEDGRGVAFRRAAAVLKALPEPVTSVTQLRGLPCLGGHSLRVIRDILENGASSEVEFTKQSERFKALKVLTGIFGVGAKTAERWIRDGIHSLHQLQESGQTLNRAQQAGLEHYDDLKQPVTKAEADAIGEIVEEAVVSVLPGAQITLIGGFRRGKLTGHDVDFLITHPEEGREVGLMPKVVSWLESQGFLLYQKTTRNSYLEAKDGPARPASNMDRFERCFSIFKLADAEKQGTKQTENTPEDTCRLEAHSQVTDEGPERTKPASGHRRWRAVRVDLVVSPISQFAFALLGWTGSKLFERELRRWAGHEKAMSLSSHALYDNKQSRYLRATSEEEIFTHLGLEYIPPSERNA
- the polm gene encoding DNA-directed DNA/RNA polymerase mu isoform X4, with the translated sequence MVPLKRRRVVSFSAGDTGSGRPGDKVPTRFPQVVLFLLERKMGASRRAFLSQLGRKKGFQVEELFSERVTHVICENNCGDEVRTWLQSQVGGRTSAQPLDISWFTESMRAGCPVEILDRHKVQEQQIDEAEVVAFSVPSYACLRRTTLDNHNPVLTDALSLLAENAELSDEDGRGVAFRRAAAVLKALPEPVTSVTQLRGLPCLGGHSLRVIRDILENGASSEVEFTKQSERFKALKVLTGIFGVGAKTAERWIRDGIHSLHQLQESGQTLNRAQQAAFLLSGLEHYDDLKQPVTKAEADAIGEIVEEAVVSVLPGAQITLIGGFRRGKLTGHDVDFLITHPEEGREVGLMPKVVSWLESQGFLLYQKTTRNSYLEAKDGPARPASNMDRFERCFSIFKLADAEKQGTKQTENTPEDTCRLEAHSQVTDEGPERTKPASGHRRWRAVRVDLVVSPISQFAFALLGWTGSKLFERELRRWAGHEKAMSLSSHALYDNKQSRYLRATSEEEIFTHLGLEYIPPSERNA
- the polm gene encoding DNA-directed DNA/RNA polymerase mu isoform X1, with protein sequence MVPLKRRRVVSFSAGDTGSGRPGDKVPTRFPQVVLFLLERKMGASRRAFLSQLGRKKGFQVEELFSERVTHVICENNCGDEVRTWLQSQVGGRTSAQPLDISWFTESMRAGCPVEILDRHKVQEQQIDEAEVVAFSVPSYACLRRTTLDNHNPVLTDALSLLAENAELSDEDGRGVAFRRAAAVLKALPEPVTSVTQLRGLPCLGGHSLRVIRDILENGASSEVEFTKQSERFKALKVLTGIFGVGAKTAERWIRDGIHSLHQLQESGQTLNRAQQAAFLLSGLEHYDDLKQPVTKAEADAIGEIVEEAVVSVLPGAQITLIGGFRRGKLTGHDVDFLITHPEEGREVGLMPKVVSWLESQGFLLYQKTTRNSYLEAKDGPARPASNMDRFERCFSIFKLADAEKQGTKQTENTPEDTCRLEAHSQVTDEGPERTKPASGHRRWRAVRVDLVVSPISQFAFALLGWTGSKLFERELRRWAGHEKAMSLSSHALYDNKQISESYVRGGDIYSSWSGVHSSVREKRLMISDTRSKQVPSEVYNLHAELLTKLAKWTYLLKINFLGYLRITDPRVSKCSEQTQLCV